One part of the Raphanus sativus cultivar WK10039 unplaced genomic scaffold, ASM80110v3 Scaffold0025, whole genome shotgun sequence genome encodes these proteins:
- the LOC108845461 gene encoding membrane steroid-binding protein 1-like, translating into MALQLWQILKEAILAFFLYSPLVILTVLSLFLVLLFVIAMYQMALGWFTSLLADLRARSSTTDEVPRIPQPVQVGEITENELRQYDGSDPKKPLLMAIKHQIYDVTTSRMAYGPGGPYALFGGREVSRALAKMSFEEKDLTWDISGLSPFELDALQDWEEKFMSKYTKVGSVKVTGSKAEITSVTEPAETSDKNAHVIKQETIVVDKNDLTSVSGIYSDIETGLIVKV; encoded by the exons ATGGCGCTACAATTATGGCAAATTCTGAAAGAAGCGATActtgctttctttctttactCTCCGCTAGTCATCTTAACtgtcctctctctcttcctcgttCTCCTCTTCGTAATTGCTATGTACCAAATGGCCTTAGGCTGGTTTACTTCGCTGCTTGCTGATCTGAGGGCTAGATCGTCAACTACAGATGAAGTGCCACGAATTCCTCAGCCTGTTCAGGTCGGTGAGATCACGGAGAATGAGCTTAGGCAGTACGATGGCTCTGATCCTAAGAAGCCCCTTCTTATGGCCATCAAACATCAGATCTATGATGTAACTACAAGCAG GATGGCCTATGGACCAGGAGGACCATATGCTTTGTTTGGAGGGAGAGAGGTAAGCAGAGCTCTTGCAAAGATGTCTTTTGAGGAGAAAGATTTGACTTGGGATATCTCTGGTCTTAGTCCTTTTGAGCTAGATGCTCTTCAGGACTGGGAGGAGAAGTTCATGAGCAAGTATACCAAGGTTGGAAGTGTCAAAGTGACCGGTTCAAAAGCAGAAATCACATCTGTGACTGAACCCGCAGAGACTAGTGACAAAAATGCCCATGTAATCAAGCAAGAGACGATTGTCGTGGATAAGAATGATCTGACTTCCGTTTCGGGGATTTACTCTGATATAGAGACCGGTTTAATTGTAAAAGTATAA